Part of the Carcharodon carcharias isolate sCarCar2 chromosome 11, sCarCar2.pri, whole genome shotgun sequence genome, tttttaaaatcccctTTCTATCTTTTCTCCCCAGCCACCGCCCCCACACTCctacattccccccccccccccaccgaagaAAAGGGCCATTTGttacttgttctatgttgttctttcagagtgctgacccttgttctgatatgaacacattttgctttcttatctttatgccactattagcaccttctttagtctttatcactccctttgtcttatgtccatgacatctttgtcaatctctccttagctcccacctatcactcatcttctatccagctttacctgttccACCCAACTTAAACattataaattccatcacatttctatttttctttagccCTGCAGAAGATTTATgttggattcgaaacattaactctgtttctctctccacagatgctgtcagacctgctgagtttttccagcattttgttcctTTTTCTGTTATTTCCTTGCATGGCTCTTTCAGATTGTGTTTTGATAACACTCCTATGTtgtgccttgggatgctttaaTATATTAAATGTAAATGCGGGCTGTTGTTCAGTGTCTCAGGGCTGACTTCTGATGAAACATGCCAAGGAtgtaaaagatgctatataaatgcacagttATTTAAAGAATGACCTGAGTTCAGTCATAACTTTTGTTTTCTGGTTTTTGAGGTGCACATTTTCTTGGGACTAATCTACATTTTTTAAGTGTGTTTGGGTTTTTTTTGGTGTCTGATAGAAATTGATGGAAGAAAAAGTACAAATCCTGGAAGGaaaggtctccatgatggaggatcAGCTGAAGGCAGCTGGGGAAAGCTCCACTGAGATGAAAGGAGAGGTCATGGGTGACGTTCTCCAGGTAGGACATTTAATATAAAATACCTGAGAAATGGTGCTGCATGAAGCCTGGTACTGAAGAACAGCTTCACCCTTTTgggggagttccagatttccactatcctttgtgtgaagaaatgcatcCTGACCATCACCCTTGAATGGTCTAGTTAACGTtgagatctcactctctctctctctctctctctctctctctctctctccgctacctaatccttttgaataccttgagcAGATCATCCCTTAGTCTTCTATATTTGAGGGAATACAATTTAATTAAAGCTTTGGCTTGTCtgatttattctctctctctctctcaatattctGTCATTGCAGTTAGAAGCCCTCAAAGCAGAAGTGTCACAGCTGACGGCCAAAGCTGCAGAACTGGAGCAAGAGAGCACGCTTCACAAGGAGGGGAAAAGCCAACTTGCCGAGACTGTCAGCAGCCTCCAGCAGTCCATCAACGAACTGGTTGATCAGAAGGATCTGCTCGAGCAAGCTGCACGGGTTCAGGAGGAAAGGCTGACTGGGCAGCTGGATGCCTTGAATGTGGAGATCATGAAGCTGAACAACTCCTTGATGCAAAGGGACCTTGAACTGGAAGAGGAAAAGAAACTGAGGCGCCAGCTGGCCGACGACTCTCAAAGCAAAGAGAGGGCAGCCCAGCAAACTGTTCTTGATCTCGACTCCAAGGTAGAGACACTCAGTGAAGCCCTGAAGGCAAAAGAAGAGGCACTGCACACtcttgagagagaggtgggagccgagcgagagagtgcATTGAAGCAAGTGGCCGCGCTGAAGGAGGAGTCTGAGAGAATTTGTAACGAGAAGGCTTCTCTCGTCACACAGTACGAGACATTGAAGGCTGAGAAGGAGGCAGAACTGGAGTTGCTCACTCAGCAGATTCAGGCTTTGAAAAGTAATCAGTTGGACGTGGAAGACctaaagagtgagagggacactctGATGCAGAAGGTACAAGTGTTGGGCACTGAAGTTGCGGAGGTGACCTCTAAAAACCAGAGTCTCCAATCCGCCTGTGAAGCCCACAAGCAGACCCATTCTGAAGAGGTTGCTGCTCTTAAGGCAAAACTGCAGGAGACTGAAGGCACCCTGGAGGAGCACAGGAAAAAATTGGCTGGCCTTGACATGTGCCTTAAGAATGCCGAGACCCTCCAGGAGCAGCTCACTTCCTTGCAGGAGACTATCAAAGAGCTGGAAATTGAGAAGAAGCGATGGGAAGAGGGTCGCACTCAGGACGCTGAGCGCCTTTCCCAATTAGCACAGGAGGTGAAGGGGCTAACAGAGGAGCGCAATCAAGCTAGAGCCCAGTTATCTGAAGAACTGAAGCGCCAAGAGGTAGCTGGAGGGCAAATGAAGCAGTCTATGAATGAAGAGATGGCAAGATCTGCCAAGCTGCAGAGTGAGCTTTCCGATGCGCTGAGGGTGGTTggggagaaggagaaggaggaagaaaGGCTCCACGAAGATGTTGCATCATGGAAGGAAAAGTTTGAGGCTGTTCAACAAAAGCAGCTTCAGGTGGAGGAGGTTATTCTGGGCTTAAAGGAGGAGCGGGAAAAGGCCCAAGCTGAGCTGTTGGAAGAAAAGGCCAAGAGCGATGGGCTTGAGAAGCAGATAAGCCAGTTGAATGACGAGGAGCAGAAGAAAGCCTCAGCGCTACAGAAGGATCTTTGCGATGCTCTCTCAAAAATTAAGGAAAAAGAAGCATTGGAGGACAAGGCCCGAGCTGAAGTGGTGAGCTGGCAGGAGAAGTATGAGGCTGCTCAGAAGGAAGCATCTCTGCGCCTATCACaggtggaggaggaggccagAGGAAACTCTAATGAGCGAGACCGCATCCAGAAGGAGCTTTCTGAGGCCAGGGCAAAAGTGGCTCGCCTTGAGGAGCAGATGAACCAGACTGGCAGTGAGCAGCTGGACCGAATCTCTGAGCTGGAGGCCGATCTTGCCAATGCGAGGCAGGCGGCGGGAGAGGAGAAGGCGCAGAGGTTGGAGCTAAGTGCAGAGGTTGGGGTGCTGCACAGCCAGCTGGTGGAGCTGAAGAAAGCCCAGTCCGAGGGCCTGGCTAAGGTGGAGGAAGAGCGGCACAAACTGTCGGAAGAGAAAGATGCGGCCAAGGTAGAACTGGAGGCTGAGCGGGCAAGCAGGCTTGAGGCGGAGGCCAGGATGAAGCAATCGCTGAGCGAGCAACAGGAGCGCCTTGTGGTGCTGCAGCGTGAGATCTCCAGCGCTCACACTGCCAGAGAGGAAATGGAGGCCAAGGAGAAACTGATGAGAGGTGAAGTTGAGAAATGGCAGGAACAGAACAGGCACCAGCAAGCAAAGATCCATGAGCTCCAAACGGAAGCGTCAACCGTGAAGAACATGAAGGAGAAGATAGTCAGCCAGGAACGGGAGATGCTCCGCTATGCTGAGGTCCTGAGTAAGAAGGAGAAGGAGCTGTGTGAGCTTGGGTCTAAGCTGAAAGTGGGCGAGGAGGCTGTCCAACAGCACAAGCAGAGAGTGGATTCTGCTGAAAAGGAACTCTCCAAATCCCATGAACTCTGCCAAGAAAGACTGAGCGATATTAAGGCACTTAAGTCGCAGCTGGTTGAGTTGGAGCGGAAATGTGAAGGACAGCAGGGAGTCATTGCCCAGCTGGAGACTGAGAAAACAGCGCAAGGCTCACACAGCCGAGAGCATGTGACTGCTCTACAGGGTGAGCTGTCGTTGCTCCGTGGCTTGGTAAAGGAGAAAGAATCGGTGGAAAGGGCCTTGAAGGAAAAGGTGGCCCTGCACCTGGAGGAACTCTCAAAGCAGAAAGAAAAGGTTCGGGTCCTTGAGCTGGAAATCCCAACTTGGCAGCTGAAATCTGTGGAAGGGCAGAAGGAAAACGCGAAGCTGAGGGAGAAAGTGGCTGCAGAGGTGGAAGCGAGTAGGAAGCTGCAGGAAACGGTGGAGGCCTTGAGGGTGGAGCAGGCCTCTGAGGCACAGAAGAGAGAGACGGCTGCAGAAGCCACCAAGCTCCGGAATGCATCCCTTAAAGAGGAGATTGCCGCCCAAAAGCAGGCAGTTGAGAGTCTCCAGGAGGAGCTGGCTACCAGGAAGCGGGCAGAAGCAACTCTGGAGCATCAGGCACAAGTAGACAGGGAGCAATGCGCCCGCAAAGAACAGGAGTTGCTCCAGCTGCGTGGCGAGCTGGCAGAGGCCCAGGCTGCAATGAGGGCAGCTGAGTCTCAGCGCCAGGGAGAGCTCAAGCAGCAGGAGAGGCTGCTGGGTGAGCTGAAGGCGGAAGCTGGACAGCTGCCGGGCCTGAAGGAGCGCTGCCAGGAGCAAGAGCGGGAGATACAGCggctccaacagagcagcagccaaCTGAGCTCCGAGTCTGGCCTGGCCCGCGGGAGGCTCGAGGCAGAGCTGGCCAAGGCCCGGGAGGCACACGCCAAAGAGCTGAGCCATCTGACGGCCCGCCATGCTGAGCAGGAGGCTGCCAGCAGGGCAAGGGAGGAGGACAGCAGGAAGAGAGCGGAAGAGGCGACCAGAAAGTATGAGAAGGCAAAACTCACGGAGCTAGATGAGAGGCGCAAGTCTCAAGATGAGAAGCAAAAGCTGAGCGCCCAGGTAAATTAATTGTTCTTTCTTAAGCAAAAATCACTTTAGTTGTTGGTTTTTATTCTCAAATTAAGCTCTCTGCCTCTGTAACCCTCTTTTAAAATTCTAACAGTTATATTGcctttccaaaatgtatcaccgcACGCTTTGTGTTGCATGGCACCTGCCAATTTCACCAGCCCGCCTTTGTCTTCCTTGAAATCTCTTCTTATCCTCACTGTTTTCTTGCATTTCCAAGGCTCATAATTAACAGTCAAACTCCTTGCTCTAGGCTTACCACAATGCACTACAAGTAAGCCAAAGATACCTGATGGGGGAGACGATGGAACAAACTTTAGCACAGTGATCAGCATAACTACAGGAAACAGCTATTCAGTTTCTCTGTCTTTTGAAAACCAGGCTGCTTTATACACCACCTTATTTCGCTTACATTAATAGGTACATGAGGCCTCATGATGTATCTGTTCCCAAATCCAGCTTTGAAAACTCGTGTAAACAACTGTAGTTCTTCATTCTAAAGCATATTGCCCTTAAACAAGACTTCCTGACGAAACTGTTCTTAACCTCTTTGAAGACCAGGCTTTATTAACTGCTATTTTTGTGTAATTACTTGACCCCTGTACCTGTATTTACTACTCCAGTCACTAAAATTACACCTTGATCACTCATCACTGATGCCATTGCTATCATTTTTTCCTTTGCATGAATGTTTTTCATATGAGTACCCAAGGTGCTAATAGCAGAAAATAAGCCAGGCTTTCACCTGAGTACAATTCACACcagtaggaacaggaggaggccattcagcccctcaagcctattccgccattcaaggtgaggcgagagtgactggccttgacatcaaggtgcaTTTGTggtatcaaagagccctagcaaaactggagtcaatgggaaacaaggggaaaactttccgctggttggagtcatacctagcacaaaggaagatggttgtggttgttagaggtcagtcatctcagctccaggccatcaccgcaggagttcctcaggatagtgtaccttggcccaaccatcttcagctgtttcatcaatgaccttccttccatcataaggtcagaagtggggatgttagctgatgattgcacaatgttcagcaccatttgtgactcctcagatactgaagcagtccgtgtccaaatgcagcaagacctggacaatatccaggcttgggctgactattggcaagtaacatttgcgctgcACAAGCATTGGGCAATGACCgcctccaatgagagagaatccaaccatcgtccctgatgttcagtggcattaccatcactgaatcctccactatcaacatcctgggggttactattgaccagatactgaactggactagccatataaatattgtggctatgttgccaccctggtaccagggtccgggatgtcactgaatggctgcagggcatcctgaagggggagggtgataaggcagaggtcatggtacatgttggtaccaatgacataggtagaaaaagggatgaggtcttgcattaagaattcagggagttaggcagtaaacTAAAAAGCAAGTCCTcccgggttgtaatctctggattactcccagtgccatgtgctagcgagctcagaaataggagaatagtgcagatgaatacatggttttaaagttggtgcaggagggagggttttagattcctggatcactgggaccgtttctgaggaaggtgggacttgtacaagcaggacggtctacatctgaaccagagcaggactaacatccttgcgggtgggtttgctagtgctgttgggaggagtttaaactaattcggcaggggaaggggacacagaatgttagcagaatagggacgtGTCATAATactgtaaaacaatcaagtcaaagGAAGCACAGCTgtattaagcttcaagggagtaaggcaagactggatggcctctactttaatgccaggagtattacagataaaacagatgagttaagggtgaggattgacatgtggaattgtgatatagtagcca contains:
- the numa1 gene encoding nuclear mitotic apparatus protein 1, whose protein sequence is MAVHRTKAEALVKWVNSLKLSEEIESLSSLHDGVIFIKMVCRITGKENASQLIEEQSIEERFQFICNFLECSEVQKSQPDLCRYKPAAGSVISWQKILQGEDVELEMAKVVVLLLHLHTMAKQNLWEFESLDIDTQGELVGMLRYVLNNEEGIYLDNNLATFLRSRASSPVARLFGASSDETNSPPFCGKTGGQKTKFLTSSVYSSAPSNSPTSPMRDFMQTPLVQMRRMKKQLADARTLRDDLEIELTEARKLVTEQETQISIMQQKIENLVKLTEKQASEEEPDELRNLRDKNESLLNRLRDSQKQCQDLKTEKSQMERKIDKLEEENGDISYKVRDLSSRLAQSQKALDELADEHEAAVPLWEGKQKQLESDLHMTLSEKKLMEEKVQILEGKVSMMEDQLKAAGESSTEMKGEVMGDVLQLEALKAEVSQLTAKAAELEQESTLHKEGKSQLAETVSSLQQSINELVDQKDLLEQAARVQEERLTGQLDALNVEIMKLNNSLMQRDLELEEEKKLRRQLADDSQSKERAAQQTVLDLDSKVETLSEALKAKEEALHTLEREVGAERESALKQVAALKEESERICNEKASLVTQYETLKAEKEAELELLTQQIQALKSNQLDVEDLKSERDTLMQKVQVLGTEVAEVTSKNQSLQSACEAHKQTHSEEVAALKAKLQETEGTLEEHRKKLAGLDMCLKNAETLQEQLTSLQETIKELEIEKKRWEEGRTQDAERLSQLAQEVKGLTEERNQARAQLSEELKRQEVAGGQMKQSMNEEMARSAKLQSELSDALRVVGEKEKEEERLHEDVASWKEKFEAVQQKQLQVEEVILGLKEEREKAQAELLEEKAKSDGLEKQISQLNDEEQKKASALQKDLCDALSKIKEKEALEDKARAEVVSWQEKYEAAQKEASLRLSQVEEEARGNSNERDRIQKELSEARAKVARLEEQMNQTGSEQLDRISELEADLANARQAAGEEKAQRLELSAEVGVLHSQLVELKKAQSEGLAKVEEERHKLSEEKDAAKVELEAERASRLEAEARMKQSLSEQQERLVVLQREISSAHTAREEMEAKEKLMRGEVEKWQEQNRHQQAKIHELQTEASTVKNMKEKIVSQEREMLRYAEVLSKKEKELCELGSKLKVGEEAVQQHKQRVDSAEKELSKSHELCQERLSDIKALKSQLVELERKCEGQQGVIAQLETEKTAQGSHSREHVTALQGELSLLRGLVKEKESVERALKEKVALHLEELSKQKEKVRVLELEIPTWQLKSVEGQKENAKLREKVAAEVEASRKLQETVEALRVEQASEAQKRETAAEATKLRNASLKEEIAAQKQAVESLQEELATRKRAEATLEHQAQVDREQCARKEQELLQLRGELAEAQAAMRAAESQRQGELKQQERLLGELKAEAGQLPGLKERCQEQEREIQRLQQSSSQLSSESGLARGRLEAELAKAREAHAKELSHLTARHAEQEAASRAREEDSRKRAEEATRKYEKAKLTELDERRKSQDEKQKLSAQIADLNQKLAQQDTTAKSKLQKLKARDSEAQEKLEQKVEELNAQLEKKEEVVQHIKAQLDKAKTHYDSKKMLNLELTQKLETSGKNISSLEQQLATAKQESTELRAEYEQLRKELQQSVKELKEATEKNKTLSAQVEFAGRQLRELDKSRPTTGAVRSRRTSSRAGESEADFSKDSIELSDLEETTVMWENTGGRRGKAAFKTPVTAQKAAGSHAAQKQRGSQESLESLYFTPLPSQGQSKLDTSLSSLGDLSLDSAKKTRSGRRRTTQVINILMTKKETVEYEEASTSNSSFSGIQASASHPKLPGRPSRGGRRNRPTSVTSLPTIDRSLSQDSLDSSGNTEDLGAAALMNLPGYRPSTRRSTRLSTFGSIASSSNTLYPGSCQDEPDQLEDWNRIAELQRRNGVCPPHLKTSYPLESNTATNESMITEDELRLGDPEETLRRATLLPQQIKEMSTGRLKRLSSDSREPNWKGVTTRQRKRLSEETHQGSGTPEAKKQLSCFPRPLTPKEKEKRGHSLFESQAKRLTQNKAKNQDNRRKSISYTVLNTPRKLGSTLLRGINKRATPSKTPKKTPKKSPRKSPKSNSRKEGGRRKMLRNMKM